One genomic region from Haloarcula sp. DT43 encodes:
- a CDS encoding DEAD/DEAH box helicase family protein — protein sequence MLELTYESGTVRVTGGPPADLPGVEYDRRSQTGRAPAYRYADLVAALGERGVAYDDAVFALPSLSLSTAYDLRTYQQVALDAWRDAGDRGCLELPTGSGKTVIGIAAMVALGTPTLVVVPTIDLLEQWQRELQREFDRPVGRMGGGEQRIEDITVSTYDSAYLRADELGDRFGLVVFDEVHHLGGEGYRDIARLLAAPARLGLTATFERPDGAHEVVEDLVGPLVQRVGVDDLAGDHLADYDIKRIEVSLTPDERERYEAHQGTFTDYLEQSGIQLRSGSDYQELVKRSGSDPAAREALLAKQRAREVMMNAQRKVDRLATILDRHRGDRIIVFTAHTDLVYRLSERFLIPAITHETGASERREILERFRDGTYSRVVTANVLDEGVDVPDANVAVVLSGSGSEREFTQRLGRILRPKADGRRALLYELVTEGTAEERVARRRR from the coding sequence GTGCTGGAGTTGACGTACGAGTCGGGGACCGTCCGCGTGACGGGGGGCCCGCCGGCGGACCTGCCCGGCGTCGAGTACGACCGACGGTCCCAGACGGGACGAGCGCCGGCCTACCGGTACGCCGACCTCGTGGCGGCGCTCGGCGAGCGGGGCGTGGCCTACGACGACGCCGTCTTCGCGCTCCCGTCGCTGTCGCTCTCGACGGCGTACGACCTCCGGACGTACCAGCAGGTGGCGCTGGACGCCTGGCGCGACGCCGGCGACAGGGGGTGTCTGGAACTGCCGACTGGGAGCGGCAAGACCGTCATCGGCATCGCGGCGATGGTCGCGCTCGGGACGCCGACGCTGGTCGTGGTCCCGACCATCGACCTGCTGGAGCAGTGGCAACGCGAACTCCAGCGGGAGTTCGACCGCCCGGTCGGCCGCATGGGCGGGGGCGAGCAGCGAATCGAAGACATCACCGTGTCGACCTACGACTCGGCGTACCTGCGGGCCGACGAACTCGGCGACCGGTTCGGGCTCGTCGTCTTCGACGAGGTCCACCACCTCGGCGGGGAGGGGTACCGCGACATCGCCCGCCTGCTCGCCGCGCCGGCCAGGCTCGGGCTGACGGCGACGTTCGAGCGACCGGACGGCGCGCACGAAGTCGTCGAGGACCTCGTCGGGCCGCTCGTCCAGCGGGTCGGCGTCGACGACTTGGCCGGCGACCACCTCGCGGACTACGACATCAAGCGCATCGAGGTGTCGCTCACGCCCGACGAGCGCGAGCGCTACGAGGCCCACCAGGGGACGTTCACCGACTATCTCGAACAGTCGGGCATCCAACTGCGGTCGGGCAGCGACTACCAGGAACTGGTCAAGCGCTCGGGGTCGGACCCGGCGGCCCGAGAGGCGCTGCTGGCGAAACAGCGCGCCCGCGAGGTGATGATGAACGCCCAGCGGAAGGTCGACCGGCTGGCGACGATTCTGGACCGCCACCGCGGGGACCGAATCATCGTCTTCACCGCTCACACCGACCTCGTATACCGCCTCTCCGAGCGGTTCCTGATTCCCGCAATCACCCACGAGACCGGCGCGAGCGAGCGCCGGGAGATATTAGAGCGGTTCCGCGACGGGACGTACTCGCGGGTCGTGACGGCGAACGTCCTCGACGAGGGGGTGGACGTGCCCGACGCGAACGTCGCCGTCGTCCTCTCGGGCAGTGGCTCCGAGCGGGAGTTTACCCAGCGGCTCGGCCGGATTCTCCGGCCGAAAGCCGACGGCAGGCGGGCCCTGCTGTACGAACTCGTGACCGAGGGGACCGCCGAGGAGCGGGTCGCCAGGCGACGCAGATAG
- a CDS encoding TIGR00341 family protein — protein sequence MRLIHIRVPDDNLDGVRDVLADRDISYVRTEEASDDGTAWLLQFPLPPEAVDEVLDDLEATGLDADRYTVVGNAETARPDQSDSARQHEDRISHDELRGRAVGMNPGQGTYYGMTVLSAIVATAGLVLDSPAIVVGSMVIAPQVGSALIASVGTTLSDRRLIVDGVRDQLLGLAVAIGSASLFGLFIRHSGFVPGQLRVTTVQQIAQRISPGFLSLAVGLCAGAAGAFGLATALPVSLVGVMIAAALIPAAAAVGVGIAWELPAVALGAGILLLVNVASINLTGFLVLWGLGFRPVDWATDRTPVETVRTYAPTVVAALALLVAFAGAGTVTAQQMQVETSVNDAVTDVLSEASYERLRLQSVRTRFGGVSVYQLDREVAVTVSRPADRAYPALVADLERAISRAIESDAAVEVTFEDRAG from the coding sequence GTGCGGCTGATACACATCCGCGTCCCGGACGACAACCTCGACGGCGTCCGCGACGTGCTGGCCGACCGGGACATCAGCTACGTCCGGACCGAAGAGGCGAGCGACGACGGGACGGCCTGGCTGTTGCAGTTTCCGCTCCCGCCGGAGGCCGTCGACGAGGTCCTAGACGACCTCGAAGCGACCGGGCTCGACGCCGACCGGTACACCGTCGTCGGGAACGCCGAGACTGCCCGACCGGACCAGTCGGACTCCGCCCGCCAGCACGAGGACCGCATCTCCCACGACGAGCTCCGCGGTCGCGCAGTCGGCATGAACCCCGGACAGGGGACCTACTACGGGATGACGGTGCTGAGTGCAATCGTCGCGACGGCGGGCCTGGTGCTGGATTCGCCGGCAATCGTCGTCGGCTCGATGGTCATCGCACCGCAGGTCGGTTCCGCGCTCATCGCCAGCGTCGGGACGACGCTCAGCGACCGCCGGCTCATCGTTGACGGCGTCCGGGACCAACTGCTCGGGCTCGCCGTCGCCATCGGAAGCGCGTCCCTGTTCGGCCTGTTCATCCGCCACAGCGGGTTCGTCCCCGGACAGCTCCGCGTCACGACGGTCCAGCAGATCGCCCAGCGCATCTCGCCGGGCTTTCTCTCGCTGGCCGTCGGGCTCTGTGCGGGGGCCGCCGGAGCCTTCGGGCTGGCGACGGCGCTACCGGTCTCGCTCGTCGGCGTGATGATAGCCGCCGCGCTCATCCCCGCCGCCGCGGCCGTCGGCGTCGGTATCGCGTGGGAACTGCCGGCCGTCGCGCTCGGGGCGGGCATCCTCCTGCTGGTCAACGTCGCGTCCATCAACCTCACCGGCTTTCTCGTCCTCTGGGGACTCGGATTCCGGCCGGTGGACTGGGCGACCGACCGCACCCCAGTCGAGACGGTCCGAACCTACGCGCCGACCGTCGTCGCCGCCCTGGCGCTGCTGGTCGCGTTCGCCGGTGCCGGGACGGTCACCGCCCAGCAGATGCAGGTCGAAACGTCCGTCAACGATGCAGTCACGGACGTGCTGTCCGAGGCGTCTTACGAGCGACTCCGACTCCAGTCGGTGCGGACCCGATTCGGCGGCGTCTCGGTCTACCAGCTGGACCGGGAGGTCGCCGTCACGGTCAGCCGACCCGCCGACCGGGCGTATCCGGCCCTCGTCGCTGACCTCGAACGAGCCATCAGCCGGGCCATCGAGAGCGACGCCGCCGTCGAAGTCACGTTCGAGGACAGGGCGGGGTGA
- a CDS encoding DUF790 family protein, translated as MLTKDLLRVSRAGGGYHLQFADADAERLTARVLGIYQGHVGEPRETLAAALADLEREADDFKLVRGLAKLVEREATFETRAPVDPVRARRRVFEAAADIGVVSEAEREQALAEAAAHFGTDAAALADALYADRESRQVLADIDSRWGPAELRTQYNLSLAQTALFDATEVRVRSSDPKALVSAVKRLRLLYEIRRTETGREVVVTGPDALFSNTRRYGTRFARLLRTVAAASEWELTATIDDRGTERELTLSDGDVSVPGVDPVTEVSYDSGVEADFAGRFAALDLDWDLVREPEPLAAGEHVVIPDFAFDWRPGADTGVRETGRGADGADEAPFRVFFEIMGFWTPEYVEKKLARLDALEDVELLVAVDESLGVGEEIDATDARAIPYAGTVSVKAVRDALRPYEERLVRESAAAIPDELRPDAPVVSLADLAGEYGVSEDALEGVAFPAHEQVGRTLVAPAVLEELAADIQPGMDYETASDRLADRGIADDSAALARLGYRVAWEGLGGGTIEPRE; from the coding sequence GTGCTGACGAAAGACCTCCTGCGCGTCTCGCGGGCCGGCGGCGGCTATCACCTGCAGTTCGCCGACGCCGATGCGGAGCGGCTCACGGCCCGCGTGCTCGGCATCTACCAGGGTCACGTCGGCGAGCCCCGCGAGACGCTGGCGGCCGCGCTCGCGGACCTGGAGCGGGAGGCCGACGATTTCAAGCTCGTCCGCGGGTTGGCGAAGCTCGTCGAGCGGGAAGCCACCTTCGAGACGCGGGCCCCGGTCGACCCCGTCCGCGCCCGTCGCCGGGTGTTCGAAGCCGCCGCGGACATCGGCGTCGTGAGCGAAGCCGAGCGCGAGCAGGCCCTCGCCGAGGCGGCCGCCCACTTCGGCACGGACGCCGCGGCGCTGGCCGACGCGCTGTACGCCGACCGGGAGTCCCGGCAGGTGCTTGCCGACATCGACTCCCGCTGGGGGCCGGCCGAACTGCGGACCCAGTACAACCTCTCGCTGGCGCAGACGGCGCTGTTCGACGCGACCGAGGTCCGGGTCCGGTCGTCGGACCCGAAGGCGCTCGTCTCGGCGGTCAAACGCCTCCGGCTGCTGTACGAGATTCGCCGGACCGAGACGGGTCGGGAGGTCGTCGTCACGGGGCCGGACGCGCTGTTCTCGAACACGCGGCGGTACGGCACCCGGTTCGCCCGCCTCCTGCGCACGGTGGCAGCTGCGAGCGAGTGGGAACTGACCGCGACCATCGACGACCGGGGCACCGAGCGGGAACTCACCCTCTCGGACGGGGACGTCTCCGTCCCGGGCGTCGACCCGGTAACGGAGGTGAGCTACGACAGCGGCGTCGAAGCGGACTTCGCGGGCCGGTTCGCCGCATTGGACCTCGACTGGGACCTCGTCCGCGAGCCGGAGCCTCTGGCCGCAGGCGAACACGTCGTCATCCCGGACTTCGCCTTCGACTGGCGACCCGGGGCTGACACGGGGGTTCGGGAGACCGGGCGCGGGGCCGACGGGGCGGACGAGGCCCCCTTCCGCGTCTTCTTCGAGATTATGGGGTTCTGGACGCCGGAGTACGTCGAGAAGAAGCTCGCTCGCCTCGACGCGCTGGAGGACGTGGAGCTGCTTGTCGCCGTCGACGAGTCCCTCGGCGTCGGCGAGGAAATCGACGCGACGGACGCCAGGGCGATTCCGTACGCCGGGACGGTCAGCGTGAAAGCCGTGCGGGACGCGCTACGGCCCTACGAGGAACGGCTGGTGCGCGAGAGCGCCGCGGCCATCCCCGACGAACTCCGGCCCGACGCCCCGGTCGTCTCGCTCGCCGACCTCGCCGGCGAGTACGGCGTCAGCGAGGACGCGTTGGAGGGCGTCGCTTTCCCGGCCCACGAACAGGTCGGCCGCACCCTCGTCGCCCCTGCGGTGCTGGAGGAACTGGCCGCGGACATCCAGCCCGGGATGGACTACGAAACGGCCAGTGACAGACTGGCCGACCGCGGTATCGCGGACGACAGCGCGGCGCTCGCACGACTGGGCTATCGGGTCGCCTGGGAGGGGCTCGGTGGCGGGACTATCGAACCACGGGAGTGA
- a CDS encoding nucleotidyltransferase domain-containing protein, which produces MQTKRLRNLAFTTDLHEILDSFETHGVRGLPFKGPALSAAAYGDATVREYNDLDLLVHPDDIPTAADILEERGYEWREDTPRLDDAALLGGPVTKSIVHEYEMRGPEFEAELRWRVGDAERPFCSPFGDLWDRRDTVAVGGQPLPALAPSDRLLALAFHGTKHRWYLLKWLCDFVAALESATVDWTRVFTRARDGGVERKLLLGAALARDVFDYDLPAPVSARLRTDDRATELAETAIESLVSEELRAPTRLETVRFYIASSDSLTALVPFLLRYSALHPTYSEYRFCPLPGPLHPLYYVIWPLRTLLETTSGRRQRAEGPGDGPA; this is translated from the coding sequence GTGCAGACCAAGCGGCTGCGAAACCTCGCGTTCACGACCGATTTACACGAGATACTCGACAGTTTCGAGACACACGGTGTGCGCGGGCTTCCGTTCAAGGGTCCGGCGCTGTCCGCCGCTGCCTACGGCGACGCGACGGTGCGTGAGTACAACGACCTGGACCTGCTCGTCCATCCGGACGACATCCCCACCGCCGCGGATATTCTGGAAGAGCGGGGCTACGAGTGGCGCGAGGACACACCGCGACTGGACGACGCCGCGCTGCTTGGCGGTCCCGTGACGAAGTCTATCGTGCACGAGTACGAGATGCGAGGGCCGGAGTTCGAAGCGGAGCTCCGCTGGCGGGTGGGCGACGCCGAGCGCCCCTTCTGCTCACCGTTCGGTGACCTCTGGGACCGCCGCGACACGGTCGCGGTCGGCGGCCAGCCGCTCCCGGCGCTTGCACCGTCGGACCGGCTCCTCGCGCTGGCGTTCCACGGAACCAAGCACCGCTGGTATCTCCTGAAGTGGCTCTGTGATTTCGTCGCCGCGCTGGAGTCGGCGACAGTCGACTGGACCCGCGTGTTCACCCGGGCGCGGGACGGTGGCGTCGAGCGGAAACTGTTGCTCGGGGCTGCACTCGCTCGCGACGTCTTCGACTACGACCTCCCAGCACCGGTATCGGCCCGCCTTCGCACGGACGACCGCGCCACCGAGCTAGCGGAGACTGCCATCGAGTCGCTGGTCAGTGAGGAGCTACGGGCACCCACACGGCTCGAGACCGTACGGTTCTACATAGCCTCCAGCGACTCGCTGACCGCGCTGGTGCCGTTTCTGCTCCGGTACTCGGCGCTGCATCCGACCTATTCGGAGTACCGGTTTTGCCCGCTCCCCGGTCCGTTGCACCCGCTGTACTACGTCATCTGGCCGCTCCGCACCCTCCTCGAAACGACATCGGGCCGTCGACAGCGGGCCGAGGGACCGGGCGACGGCCCGGCATGA
- a CDS encoding DUF7122 family protein → MSDQSTEFTRLPESDDEREDPERATREEVLDFWQDRFGVPPETFEERTFWERGAGKLWLYSGTPPSPVDTEGLGMTFLRTRQEHWKPTLEAVQRFGDRASKNVIHLGEEAARAFVAGEDRELDWDGDWGYLVVTHDLAGETEPVGVGLYVYGELRSQVPKGRRRDV, encoded by the coding sequence ATGAGCGACCAGAGTACGGAGTTCACGCGGCTCCCCGAGTCAGACGACGAGCGCGAGGACCCCGAGCGGGCGACTCGCGAGGAGGTCCTCGACTTCTGGCAGGACCGCTTTGGTGTGCCGCCGGAGACCTTCGAGGAGCGCACATTCTGGGAACGGGGAGCCGGCAAACTGTGGCTGTACAGTGGGACTCCGCCGTCGCCGGTGGACACCGAAGGGCTGGGGATGACGTTCCTGCGGACGCGCCAGGAGCACTGGAAGCCGACGCTGGAGGCCGTCCAGCGGTTCGGCGACCGCGCCTCGAAGAACGTCATCCACCTCGGAGAGGAGGCCGCTCGGGCGTTCGTCGCCGGCGAGGACCGGGAACTCGACTGGGACGGCGACTGGGGGTACCTCGTCGTCACCCACGACCTCGCCGGCGAGACCGAACCGGTCGGCGTCGGCCTGTACGTCTACGGCGAACTCCGGTCACAGGTCCCGAAGGGTCGCCGTCGAGACGTCTGA
- a CDS encoding RsmB/NOP family class I SAM-dependent RNA methyltransferase → MEPLDRYRPIVDDFEAFIDACERPLPSAVRVNTIKATVERVRTALADAGIAHTPVDWHDGLFVLPEDSPGANWPYFHGWIHGQEEVSAIPATVLDPRPGERVWDACAAPGSKTTQLAALMDDTGEVVATDNNLGRISALRTNTERLGATTVAVTHEDGRNHSLKPFGGEGYDRALVDVPCSCEGTVRKNPDTLEDWSLSHVEGISGVQKGVLKRAVEVTEAGGTVVYSTCTFAPEENEAVLDYVLDEAACDIVEYDLPLDHAPGVTEWQDETYDPSVADAKRIYPHHNDTGGFFCAKLEVRAE, encoded by the coding sequence ATGGAACCACTCGACCGCTACCGTCCCATCGTCGACGACTTCGAGGCGTTCATCGACGCGTGTGAACGCCCGTTACCGTCGGCCGTTCGGGTCAACACCATCAAAGCAACCGTCGAGCGGGTCCGGACAGCGCTCGCCGACGCGGGCATCGCCCACACTCCCGTCGACTGGCACGACGGTCTGTTCGTCCTGCCGGAGGACTCCCCCGGCGCGAACTGGCCGTACTTCCACGGCTGGATTCACGGCCAGGAAGAGGTGTCGGCGATTCCGGCGACCGTACTGGACCCCCGTCCCGGCGAGCGGGTCTGGGACGCCTGTGCCGCGCCGGGCAGCAAGACGACCCAACTCGCCGCCCTGATGGACGACACCGGCGAGGTCGTCGCGACCGACAACAACCTCGGCCGCATCTCGGCGCTGCGGACGAACACCGAGCGGCTGGGCGCGACGACGGTGGCCGTCACCCACGAGGACGGCCGCAACCACTCGCTCAAGCCCTTCGGCGGCGAGGGGTACGACCGCGCGCTCGTGGACGTCCCCTGCTCCTGTGAGGGGACAGTCCGCAAGAACCCGGACACGCTGGAGGACTGGTCGCTCTCCCACGTCGAGGGCATCTCCGGCGTCCAGAAGGGCGTCCTCAAACGCGCCGTCGAGGTGACCGAGGCCGGCGGCACCGTCGTCTACTCCACCTGCACGTTCGCGCCGGAGGAAAACGAGGCCGTGCTGGACTACGTGCTAGACGAGGCGGCCTGTGACATCGTCGAGTACGACCTCCCGCTCGACCACGCTCCGGGCGTCACCGAGTGGCAGGACGAGACCTACGACCCGAGCGTCGCCGACGCCAAGCGAATCTACCCCCACCACAACGACACGGGCGGGTTCTTCTGTGCGAAACTGGAGGTGCGAGCGGAATGA
- a CDS encoding proteasome assembly chaperone family protein, which produces MAHVQVHRDDISLDSPTLVEGLPGVGLVGKIAADHLVDAYGMAYYASAHCEGLPEIAVYGTDDPEVRPPVRLYADADRDLLVLQSDAPVSPSGAKEFAGCMVSWFEANDVTPIFLSGRPAEKDGVPDVYGVSTGDGAAMLQDANVEPPSENGAITGPTGALVHESQRVGLTSIALVVEADQRFPDPEAARALLRTGISPLTDFEIDTEALVEQAEEIGRAKAQLAQQLQENQEESTSARPLGMYQ; this is translated from the coding sequence ATGGCACACGTACAGGTCCACCGCGACGACATTTCGCTCGATTCGCCGACACTGGTCGAAGGACTACCGGGGGTCGGTCTGGTCGGCAAGATAGCCGCCGACCACCTCGTCGACGCGTACGGGATGGCGTACTACGCGTCGGCCCACTGCGAGGGGTTGCCTGAAATCGCCGTGTACGGGACGGACGACCCGGAGGTTCGCCCGCCAGTCCGCCTGTACGCGGACGCGGACCGTGACCTGCTCGTCCTCCAGAGCGACGCGCCCGTCTCCCCGTCCGGTGCGAAGGAGTTCGCCGGCTGTATGGTGAGCTGGTTCGAGGCGAACGACGTGACGCCGATATTCCTCAGCGGCCGCCCCGCCGAGAAAGACGGCGTTCCCGACGTGTACGGCGTCTCGACCGGCGACGGGGCGGCGATGTTGCAGGACGCGAACGTCGAGCCACCCTCCGAGAACGGCGCGATTACCGGCCCCACCGGCGCGCTGGTCCACGAGTCACAGCGGGTTGGCCTGACCAGCATCGCGCTCGTCGTCGAGGCTGACCAGCGGTTCCCAGACCCGGAGGCGGCGCGGGCGCTCCTCCGGACGGGTATCAGTCCGCTGACCGACTTCGAGATCGACACGGAGGCGCTGGTTGAGCAGGCCGAGGAAATCGGCCGGGCAAAGGCCCAGCTCGCACAGCAGCTCCAGGAGAACCAGGAGGAGAGCACGAGCGCCCGGCCGCTCGGGATGTATCAGTAA
- the sppA gene encoding signal peptide peptidase SppA, whose amino-acid sequence MADADDIVRGLLVAGIGVLAAVAGWFLFVVVPDDLAELLGVLLLLALLLGALRIGSNVAGSLLPAHNVAEVAVEGPISRDGGGGITSPPVGASADDIVEQIERADGDRGSEALLLKLNTPGGEIVPSEDIRIAAEAFDGPTIAYATDVCASGGYDIAAGCDELWAREGSIVGSIGVVGSRVNAKELADRLGLSYEQFTAGEYKDAGVPLKELSEDEREYLQGIVDDYYDQFVDTVAEGREMDVETLKDTEARVFLGEEAEARGLVDRLGTRDEVEASLEQRLGEPVTVKEYEPERGLAGKLRGGAQAVAYALGAGVAGVVDGDVEGLSFRR is encoded by the coding sequence ATGGCGGACGCAGACGACATCGTCCGCGGGCTCCTGGTCGCGGGTATCGGCGTCCTCGCGGCTGTTGCGGGGTGGTTCCTGTTCGTCGTGGTCCCGGACGACCTGGCGGAACTGCTCGGCGTCCTGTTGCTGCTTGCCCTCCTCCTCGGGGCGTTGCGCATCGGCAGCAACGTCGCCGGGTCGCTGTTGCCGGCACACAACGTCGCGGAGGTCGCCGTCGAGGGGCCGATTAGCCGCGACGGTGGCGGCGGCATCACCAGTCCGCCGGTCGGCGCGTCCGCCGACGATATCGTCGAGCAGATAGAACGCGCCGACGGCGACCGCGGCTCGGAGGCGCTGCTCCTGAAGCTCAACACGCCGGGCGGCGAAATCGTCCCCAGCGAGGACATCCGCATCGCCGCCGAGGCGTTCGACGGCCCGACCATCGCCTACGCGACTGACGTGTGCGCGAGCGGCGGCTACGACATCGCCGCCGGCTGCGACGAGCTGTGGGCACGGGAGGGCTCTATCGTCGGCTCAATCGGCGTCGTCGGCTCGCGGGTCAACGCCAAGGAGCTTGCCGACCGGCTCGGCCTCTCCTACGAGCAGTTCACGGCCGGGGAGTACAAGGACGCCGGCGTTCCGCTGAAGGAACTGTCCGAGGACGAGCGCGAGTACCTCCAGGGCATCGTCGACGACTACTACGACCAGTTCGTCGACACCGTGGCCGAGGGCCGCGAGATGGACGTCGAGACGCTCAAAGACACCGAGGCACGCGTCTTCCTCGGCGAGGAGGCGGAGGCGCGCGGGCTCGTCGACCGGCTCGGGACGCGAGACGAGGTCGAGGCGAGCCTGGAGCAACGGCTCGGCGAACCGGTGACGGTCAAGGAGTACGAACCGGAGCGCGGGCTGGCGGGCAAACTCCGCGGTGGCGCACAGGCGGTCGCGTACGCGCTCGGTGCCGGCGTCGCCGGCGTCGTCGACGGCGACGTCGAGGGGCTCTCGTTCCGGCGATAG
- a CDS encoding DUF7504 family protein: MTDTTDERPYRLLNTLDDLEIPAGTSILVTASEPAGTEFLLRLLAEGRREDENLLVLTTDTPAGDITADIAAAAGDGGDHDGNTRIIDCQTESIAVEDDAVVTQDVNTPRNLTDIGIGFKDAFDDFDAAEIDRTRFGLVSLSVILSYVDQETVYRFCQTLTRGVDQENALGLFLLNIDAHDDGTINTLRRAFDGVMTLDSTDGELSVRLSGIDGIAEDWLTVDE; encoded by the coding sequence ATGACAGACACTACTGACGAGCGGCCGTATCGGCTTCTCAATACGCTGGACGACCTCGAAATCCCGGCCGGGACGAGCATCCTCGTCACCGCGTCGGAGCCGGCCGGAACGGAGTTCCTGTTGCGACTGCTCGCAGAAGGCCGTCGGGAGGACGAGAACCTGCTCGTGCTGACGACGGATACGCCGGCCGGGGACATCACGGCCGACATCGCGGCGGCGGCGGGCGACGGCGGCGACCACGACGGCAACACCCGGATTATCGACTGCCAGACCGAGTCCATCGCCGTCGAGGACGATGCCGTGGTCACCCAGGACGTCAACACCCCACGCAATCTCACCGACATCGGTATCGGATTCAAGGACGCGTTCGACGACTTCGACGCCGCCGAAATAGACCGCACCCGGTTCGGCCTGGTCTCGCTCTCGGTCATCCTCTCGTACGTCGACCAGGAGACCGTCTACCGGTTCTGTCAGACCCTCACCCGGGGCGTCGACCAGGAGAACGCGCTCGGGCTCTTCCTGCTCAACATCGACGCACACGACGACGGAACGATTAACACGCTGCGACGGGCCTTCGACGGCGTCATGACGCTTGACTCGACGGACGGGGAACTGTCCGTTCGCCTGTCCGGCATAGACGGGATAGCGGAGGACTGGCTGACAGTCGACGAGTAA
- a CDS encoding HalX domain-containing protein, producing the protein MTTEQDPVVLVVDDDEKLLETYEMWLAADYDLRTAASGEEALEKLDEAVQVVLLDRLMPGLSGDEVLDRIRASGVECQVAMVTAVEPDFDIVDMPFDAYVPKALDRETVRETVDRLVARARYDGTLQEHYAVAEKLSTIESRKSDAEMAENQDYQELLERFDELDERLSTRASNLDREDIVSGIGDVPDVDVSGTDERDSQGDSA; encoded by the coding sequence ATGACGACGGAACAGGACCCGGTCGTGCTGGTCGTCGACGACGACGAAAAGCTCTTAGAGACCTACGAGATGTGGCTCGCTGCGGACTACGACCTCCGGACGGCCGCGAGCGGGGAGGAGGCGCTCGAGAAACTCGACGAGGCCGTACAGGTAGTGTTACTCGACCGGCTGATGCCGGGGCTGTCGGGGGACGAGGTGCTCGACCGAATCCGGGCGTCCGGCGTCGAGTGTCAGGTGGCGATGGTGACCGCCGTCGAACCGGACTTCGACATCGTGGACATGCCGTTCGACGCGTACGTGCCGAAGGCGCTGGACCGCGAGACGGTGAGAGAGACGGTCGACCGGCTCGTCGCGCGCGCCCGGTACGACGGGACGCTCCAGGAACACTACGCCGTCGCGGAAAAGCTATCCACTATCGAGAGCCGGAAGTCAGACGCCGAAATGGCCGAGAACCAGGACTATCAGGAGCTCCTGGAGCGGTTCGACGAACTCGACGAGCGGCTGTCGACGCGGGCGTCGAACCTCGACCGTGAGGACATCGTGAGCGGTATCGGCGACGTACCGGACGTCGACGTTTCCGGGACGGACGAGAGGGATTCACAGGGGGACTCTGCATGA